The Puniceicoccaceae bacterium genome segment AATCTTCCAGCTGAAGCAGTAACGGTGCGCTCAAAAGCGTGCCGATAGTTGTTTGACCGGAGTCAACAAGATTGGCCTGACCGTTTCAGATCCGCAATGCCCTGCCTACGGCTCACAGCGAATGTGGAGTCCGTGTGTCTCGGTATTGCGGGTTAACTGCAGGGTTCGCGTGAATGGCAACATCCAGTCCGCCAAGCCGCGCTCTGGCCATTCCACAACCACCAGCCACGGGTCCTCGAGAAACTCGTCAATGAGCAGGGCCTCAGCAGCATCCCGGGAGGATAGGCGATAGCCATCCAGGTGCACCAGTTGTCGCTTGCCCCTGTGAATGCTGTAGAGGTTGAAGGTCGGACTCGTGACCGTTGCCGGGTCAATGCCCAGTCCCCTCGCAATGCCCTTCGTCAAGGTCGTCTTTCCCGCGCCAAGATCCCCCTTGAGGGCCAAAACCTGATTTGCAGGTAGTTCGCGTACGATCAATCGTCCCAGTTCAAGGGTATCGGCTTCCGTCGCGCAATTCACTCCCTTTTGAAGTTGATCAAAAATGTTCATAGCCCTGCTTTCCAAAGGGTTGCCATGCTCCCGTCTCATCCTTGACGCAAAGCATGAAGTTCCCGGCCCGCTCCACCACTGAACCCATGCAGGTAAGCGGTGTGGTAAAGCGCTCCGCCCACGCAGCCGAAAATGCCTCACATTCGCTATCGCGGTCCAGTGCAAAGACCAGCTCATAGTCCTCCCCATCACAGAGCGCATGCTCCCGGGCAGAACCTCCGCGTTGATCGGCCAGTTGAATCGCAGCTTCACTGATGGGAAGCGTCTCCACTTCCACACGGAAGTTGCCAACCAGAGAGGCGAGATCCTTTGCCAGGCCATCACTGACG includes the following:
- the tsaE gene encoding tRNA (adenosine(37)-N6)-threonylcarbamoyltransferase complex ATPase subunit type 1 TsaE, with protein sequence MNIFDQLQKGVNCATEADTLELGRLIVRELPANQVLALKGDLGAGKTTLTKGIARGLGIDPATVTSPTFNLYSIHRGKRQLVHLDGYRLSSRDAAEALLIDEFLEDPWLVVVEWPERGLADWMLPFTRTLQLTRNTETHGLHIRCEP